One window of Cydia fagiglandana chromosome 19, ilCydFagi1.1, whole genome shotgun sequence genomic DNA carries:
- the LOC134674028 gene encoding uncharacterized protein LOC134674028 isoform X1, whose translation MYEKLTIKGELKYIPTQRKTLKEEAVPTIEHQFIPIPEHELQANTIHIEESFEPYPNQPKDEQQQQINAEQQELSEDQNDSNNLMDYEMIQQDFAEPLFSQYQDTNVTINPIENFKSKFRAFSLLPPFWLHAENPNGLEFMRMDPKTQKIKHHIRLNDDLTVTVIFPNNEQLPLKEKINSYNNTYDYLKSVERWPLCVGTQIDDNKFCKGVIIGDDTYERNQQYPRCKSCRILRNRLQNRNSTSTLLQKMAEAKRRASNLVHKCKRLKRTVSLMPATYVTINRCDKTVQSDCADKSNRVYDKSLR comes from the exons atgtacgaaaagttaactattaaaggagagctcaaatatattcctacacaaagaaaaacgcttaaggaagaagctgtgcccacgatcgagcatcagtttattcccattcccgaacatgaactccaagccaatactattcacatagaggaatctttcgaaccataccccaatcaacctaaggacgagcagcaacaacaaatcaatgccgagcaacaggaattatcagaagatcaaaatgattctaataatttaatggattatgaaatgatacaacaggactttgcggaaccattgtttagtcaatatcaggatactaatgtaacaattaatccaatagagaattttaaaagtaagtttcgggcattttcgttgttgccgcctttttggctacatgcagaaaatcctaatgggctggaatttatgcgaatggatccaaaaactcagaagattaaacatcatatacgtttaaacgatgatctaactgtcact gtaatttttcccaataatgaacaattgccactaaaggagaaaattaattcatataacaacacctacgattacttaaaatcggttgaaagatggcctttgtgcgttggtactcagattgacgacaataa attttgtaaaggtgtgattattggtgatgatacttacgaaagaaatcaacagtacccaagatgtaaatcttgtcgaatattacgaaatcgtttgcagaaccgtaattccacttcaactctattacaaaaaatggcagaagctaaacggcgcgcttcaaatcttgtacataaatgcaagcgtctgaagaggacggtaagtcttatgccggctacatacgtaacgataaatcgttgcgataaaactgtgcagtccgactgtgcagataaatcgaaccgtgtgtatgacaaatcgttacgataa
- the LOC134674195 gene encoding uncharacterized protein LOC134674195, with product MKSIWFLLFLTVVLASQPTGRKGVVPVLTLDPRKRVLAANKTKTNLKYLPFIALVDKEQDTSEYWRATELLSLIRSREELSDYTQCKVPAPTDTVRFSSARNVHALCRGSTDFQLCPQCAHFSNTTECELFRESCKEKRVPKSDHTYCDRKYGKWRSIFIPADYSQCRCCDECVFYRELDESCVHDEFDFDSEEFLPVSTIDFRAGCNPYLGHPEQESRALRCDKTLRRCVPMTVRTLPKSSYGVHRSYRYQPVGSDCPPCRGYTCPPTMKLEPDCPPGAFVPDREQCNCCGQCSAYFQLNQKCAEFKESVQNGGSEIEVEEELLEPGCDDGLVCRQGFCQDIHMVHTAHNSRKRSSQEPDEPYEPCKREMKLFKKKYGEEGHLHYEAPQCTPLWLYAPVQCRRFLCYCAMEDGTPIEGIKVPRVEVSNMNCDCARERCRLETNVECDGFGNYKEAMFTPHLDEWSDPENDDDSKYRIC from the exons atgaAATCAATCTGGTTCCTACTATTTTTGACCGTCGTGTTGGCGAGCCAACCCACAGGTCGGAAGGGCGTGGTACCCGTACTCACCTTGGACCCTAGAAAGAGGGTTCTGGCTGCCAACAAAACTAAGACCAATCTGAAG TACCTGCCGTTCATAGCGTTGGTAGACAAAGAGCAGGACACCAGCGAGTACTGGCGCGCCACCGAGCTGCTGTCCCTCATACGGAGTCGAGAAGAGCTCTCGGACTATACGCAATGCAAAGTCCCCGCCCCCACGGACACCGTGCGGTTTAGCAGTGCTCGGAACGTGCATGCGCTGTGCCGGGGCAGTACTG ATTTCCAGTTGTGTCCGCAATGCGCCCATTTCAGCAACACTACAGAATGCGAACTCTTCCGGGAATCCTGCAA GGAGAAAAGAGTCCCGAAATCGGACCATACATACTGCGATCGAAAATATGGGAAATGGCGGTCGATCTTCATACCGGCCGACTATTCGCAATGCCGCTGCTGCGACGAGTGCGTGTTCTATAGAG AATTAGACGAATCCTGTGTACATGACGAGTTCGACTTCGATTCGGAGGAGTTCCTTCCAGTGAGCACTATAG ATTTCAGAGCTGGCTGCAATCCATACTTGGGGCATCCGGAGCAGGAGTCCCGGGCTCTTCGGTGTGACAAGACCCTTCGCAGAT GTGTCCCAATGACTGTACGAACTCTTCCGAAAAGCTCATATGGTGT CCACCGAAGCTACCGCTACCAGCCCGTAGGCTCCGACTGTCCCCCCTGCCGCGGTTACACCTGCCCCCCCACCATGAAACTGGAGCCAGACTGTCCCCCGGGCGCGTTCGTGCCCGACAGGGAGCAGTGCAACTGCTGCGGGCAGTGCAGCGCCTACTTCC AATTGAACCAAAAATGTGCTGAATTTAAAGAGTCCGTTCAAAATGGTGGCAGTGAAATAGAG GTGGAAGAGGAGCTCTTGGAGCCAGGGTGTGACGACGGGCTGGTCTGCCGACAGGGGTTCTGCCAGGACATCCACATGGTACACACCGCGCATAATAGTCGCAAGAGGAGCAGCCAAGAACCAGATGAGCCCTACG AGCCCTGCAAACGCGAAATGAAGCTATTCAAGAAGAAATATGGCGAAGAGGGACATTTGCACTACGAAGCGCCGCAGTGCACGCCACTGTGGCTTTATGCACCCGTCCAG TGCCGCCGTTTCCTGTGCTACTGCGCCATGGAAGACGGAACCCCCATCGAAGGCATCAAGGTACCCAGGGTCGAAGTCTCCAACATGAACTGTG ACTGTGCTCGAGAACGGTGCCGCCTAGAAACGAACGTGGAGTGTGATGGCTTCGGCAACTACAAGGAGGCCATGTTCACCCCGCACCTCGACGAGTGGAGCGACCCTGAAAACGACGACGACAGTAAGTATAGGATTTGTTAA
- the LOC134674028 gene encoding uncharacterized protein LOC134674028 isoform X2 — translation MYEKLTIKGELKYIPTQRKTLKEEAVPTIEHQFIPIPEHELQANTIHIEESFEPYPNQPKDEQQQQINAEQQELSEDQNDSNNLMDYEMIQQDFAEPLFSQYQDTNVTINPIENFKSKFRAFSLLPPFWLHAENPNGLEFMRMDPKTQKIKHHIRLNDDLTVTVIFPNNEQLPLKEKINSYNNTYDYLKSVERWPLCVGTQIDDNK, via the exons atgtacgaaaagttaactattaaaggagagctcaaatatattcctacacaaagaaaaacgcttaaggaagaagctgtgcccacgatcgagcatcagtttattcccattcccgaacatgaactccaagccaatactattcacatagaggaatctttcgaaccataccccaatcaacctaaggacgagcagcaacaacaaatcaatgccgagcaacaggaattatcagaagatcaaaatgattctaataatttaatggattatgaaatgatacaacaggactttgcggaaccattgtttagtcaatatcaggatactaatgtaacaattaatccaatagagaattttaaaagtaagtttcgggcattttcgttgttgccgcctttttggctacatgcagaaaatcctaatgggctggaatttatgcgaatggatccaaaaactcagaagattaaacatcatatacgtttaaacgatgatctaactgtcact gtaatttttcccaataatgaacaattgccactaaaggagaaaattaattcatataacaacacctacgattacttaaaatcggttgaaagatggcctttgtgcgttggtactcagattgacgacaataagtaa